ggagccttgcgaggacgtaggtctttgatcaagtctttaacttccatcggggtgacgggtggtaacgcatccgagggtggcaaggaggctctgcgttctacctcactgtctactaattctacatgaacagggtccacggattgagtgctgggcgtgcactgggtttgcaatgtatcggccagcagctctgctttttcatcatcatcgaacgccgcgagttggCCTGAGGgccctacgagggggggcatagttactaccgtatccgatttgagagtacgagctaagcggtagtaagacctttgggagggcgcgagtctttctaagaaatcagaccatctggcatctcggacttcggcgatgcgagactttacgtcgcgttgtagggcacgcattcgaatacgattatgcacggtaggatacctatcgtaggcgcggatcgaggcgttcttagctctaaggagttccctaatatcgtcgggcaatttgaagcggtgaaggaagtcctccgctacaacttgcttcgatgacctgtctaatgtcgaggtgatgtgtgacgttaagatgtctatggcttcatcggtatcctgaggagacggggtagagtccgggctaagcgggagcgatggtggatcagattcagccaggctgatgcccagcgtgtgccaatccaccacagtcctcgtgacgggaacggaatcgggagcgcgaccgagcttcattatgacgggacggtggtctgaatctaactctgaaactacttcgatcgagtgtatgcgcagagttacgttttttaataacgctatgtcgagtatatccgggcgatgcgcgatatttagcgggtagtgagtcggggttagcggagcgacgatatcgaaggcgagatcatcgactaacgcgtcaagccgcctgccattcggggttgtggtgtgtgagttccacctgacgtgtttacaatttaggtcgcccgccagaatgacagagcttcccatgccgagcagcgcctcgacatcactgcttagaacgatcttatccggtggaagataaacggacgcgataacgatcggcgcgtatcccgtcagtgagattcggcacactgatgcttcgatgttagaaaacgcgggaggatcgagcgggacgcaatgcagggctcttctatagtaaatgacggtaccaccaccacgagcagtgagcctgtcgttcctaaccatgttatagttcgcgattttagggtcgcggcgcgcgggcttaagcagggtctcctgcaccaaaaagatgtcaatttgatggtcacgcaaaaaatcacaaacctgatcacgttgatttgcgagaccgtaagcgttaaaaaatcctatcgttacggataggggctttattctacttatgtacgccattgattaccggcggagtgaggggaggacgtacgtatttaacgacgcgtatacgccagcgtattcttgcacaacggcgatgaagtgttgtgcagtggaggcggcgcgaatggcgtcacccaaagcattaacacgctcaaagttgatcgactgaaaaaagtcgatcgctagagcgagattgtcggacgcggtcggagtgctggtcgcgggggaggaacgaatcacgggggagggacgtatcgcgggggcgggacgaatcgcgggggagggagctacagccgtgttcgtgtacggcagcggtttagcccaggccgagctgctgggcaccggcgccggcacgaaggcaggcttagccttcggcacagagggtgccgtggctttgatgtcagggtcggaagctcggaggcggttttggcgcgcgacgcggcgatttattttaggggctcgggggcatccacggtaattcgcggggtgaccctgtgttcggcacaggacgcagctaggtggttccgtcgcggttttttgatcgcgaatgcaaagagtcgtggcgtgatcgtccaaacacttgacgcatcgaggacgcgcgtgacaattacgggaagaatgcccgtacaactgacaattgtggcactggctcggagtgccttttttatgaggggtttccacggtgattccggaaagcctacagaccgttcgaacgttaaagatttgcttaccctcgggggtagactggagggcgacgagaaccatattgtatggctccctcccgcgtcctgtgtgcatgcggtgcacggagtttacgggtaggccttgttcgagtaggtcggcctttacgagctcggcatctaactccttggggatgccacgtatgactgcacggagctcacgctcctcctggagcgtatacgtatgataacttatacgctcctttcggaggtagcttgagagggccctatggtcgtcgggtgttgctacttttatctgtatcccgttcgcgaggttacgggcactgatataatttatgttcttggccttaagggccagggagacacggtcccaagcagccttctcttgaagaatcaacggaggaggggcctgatttctTGTTTGTGCCGTATCGATGTACTGATTAGATCcacgaataaagaaatctttagccgcGAGTATAGGAATTGGGTAGCGAACagtgaaaacacaaataaaggATGCGCCAATAAGGAGCTTTAAGGGTAATTAATCCATTTGTTATTTGTTGGTAAATTCAGTGCGTTATTCTCTGGTAGTTGGTTGGTTGTACCGTGAGCTTGCCAAAGCGATACCTCCACTCCATATCTTCCACGACCCAACCTTATTTCCCAGATTGAggagtggggcagtcgttacGATACAAATTGTGGTTTCGACCCCATGACTCAAGGCATTGGAGACGTCAATCATCAAAGCCAGGGCATCAAGCCCTCAAAACCAtttagcgaaaaaaaaaaattatttgttttatttatattatataaaaattaattgctgttcgttagtctcgctaaaactcgagaacaactggaccgatttggctaatttttgtcttgaattatttgtggaagtccagagaaggtttaaaaggtagaaaaatatgaaaatgctcggaattaaataaaaataacaattttgttttctctttgatgtgtccccgtgggacggattccttttgtttgttttaagtttagtttatacAAAAGGGTATTTTATTTACCGCGTCAGCTAGTACAAAATATAAAAGCCATTATTATTATGGTGATTTAGCAAACTAAACAATGTTACCAtctaacataataaaaatataatcggTCTTAAACAATTACTTACAAGCGTTATTCTTATCACAGTTAACTTTAGTTAATCTTAGGTAAGTAAATAGCAGTGCTGCActgatatatacatacataataatacagataataaacacccagagcaaacaaaattgttcatcacacaacctttgcccgatgtgagaatcgaaccgaCGTTTTGAATAGTCTCAGGCAGTGTTTCCCAAACTTTCTTTCGCCATGCCCTACTGcaaaatttcaaaaatgtttatgccctccatacataattattaacattaaaaaaatgatttgttcagttaagaaacataaatgatgggttttaaaaagaaatcactatgaaattgttTCCAAAACacagtaaataatatttcaaaacatataataaaaactgaaattcaacatattttctatattaatttagtgcgatTGCCCCCTCTTGTTTATCAAATTGGCCCCTTGTGGGGCGTGGGCCCCACGTTGGGAAACACCGGTCTAAGATCTTATTCGTTCGcaatgaaattgtttttaatagtGTCTACCAATCGTAGAAACCGAAGAGAATCTAGTTTGATTATTGTCTTCAAACGCCCCTGCTAGTGAGTATGAGAGTATCCTATCCAAAAATGGACGTCTCtcaaacttcaattaaattttcttaATCGGGTCCCATCATTTAGACTATCTAGACatcatcatctatatattaatacgtgaagcaaaaactttgtatccctttttacgataattgcgcggacggaggagtatgcaattttccacacttatagagaatatagagaagaagtgcacaatactaatattttttttaaataatgcgtaaaagatacattaaatcaataaagaaaacattacacacactacataccatgtatttgacgcacacatgcatgcatactatttattgtcaaacttttgttcttgacgtctgttgtcaaattgagaatagattaaaattgaatattctttgtctttattaatatttttattatagagtagccttggagaaatttgtgattatagaagtataaaatacattcataatagtgacaaacttacaattccaattaattaaagtcgaatttcgactactgcgggacctctagttgttttaaaaacactagtggtcccgcaaagtcgaaattcgactttaatcaattgaaattttatgtttaaacattattatggttctattgtcaaatactattatacttatttaatatactgacagatttcgccaaaactacactatacataaataataataaagactaacaatattcatctattctcaatttgaccactgactttaaacactaacaaaagtttgacaattgacaataaacaaagaatatatttatatacataataatatatgtgttgtgtcaaatacatggtagtgtgtgtaatgttttctttgttgatttagtgtaccttttatgcattatttaaaaaaaatattagcattgtgcacttcttctctatattctctataagtgtggaaaatttcatactcctccgtccgcgcaattttcgtaaaaaggcatacaaagtttttgcttcacgtattaatatatagatttcaacaAATATACCGTCGACATTTCTAATATAGAGGAGTAAAGATATAACTCGTCAGAAGtcatcgcggcctaaaggataagacgtccggtgcattcgtgtgtagcgatgcaacggtcttcgaatcccgcaggcgggtaccaatttttctaatgaaatacgtacatatcaaatgttcatgattgacctccagggtgaaggaataacatcgtgtaataaaaatcaaacagtaATTcgtttagatgtctatgggctccagtaaccacttaacaccagatgggctgtaagctcgtccactcatctaagcaataaaaaaaaaaagtttagagGATATATTTAGACGATTAAAACAGAAACAATTTCGATAGAATTTATTCACGATGCATGGTCATTTTCGATTTGTTCTATTAATTGTTCTTCAGATGTTACTGAAGCCGTAACCGCAACCGCGTCTGGTGTAGCCTCCATAGGGCCTCCATTACATAGAGACGGTAACCAGCGCCGTAGCCGAGTCCGCGGTCCTCAGCGATGATGCCGACGCCGCCGTCACCGCAGCCGTAGTTGATGCCACCAGCACCAACAGCGGAGAATTCGCCGACAACAGCGCCAGtattgtcgtcgtggcctaaagggacgtccggtgcattcgtgtgtagcgatgcaccggtgttcgaatcccaggcaggcgggtaccaatttttctaatgaaatacgtacttaacaattgttcacgatttacttccacggtgaaggaataacatcgtgtaatataaatcaaacccgcaaaattataatttgcgtcattactggtggaaggacctcttgcgaatccgcacgggtaggtaccaccgccccacctatttctgccgtgaagcagtaatgcgtttcggtttaaagggtggggcagccgttgtaactatacttgagaccttagaacttatatctcaaagtgggtggcgcatttacgttgtagatgtctatgggctccagtaaccacttaatatcaggtgggctgtgagctcgtccacccatctaagcaataaaaaaaaaaagttctaaggaAAGGTTACCACAGACACTGACAGTACCCTCGTGCTTGTCATCGGAAGATACACCTAAACCAGTAGGAGTGGCAGAAGCGGCGATGAAGAGGAGACCTCATTCGTTGGGAGTTCTGAGAGCGGAAGCAGAAGGACTGTCATCCAGACCCCATTGCTGTAAGTGCCTTAGCCCCAACCTCCAAAGCCACAGCCGCCGAGACTGGCGGCGATGCCATCTAAACTAACACTTAAGGCAGCCTATAAAGAAATAGCGGGTGATATTAGTTAAAATACATCTATTTCATCACAACTTCGAGTATAATTAGCTTTAAATGTTACAAGAGTCCGTTCATATCACAAACACACATGCCTCCATTTTTAGAGACGAATTCGAAATCCCAATTTGATATGAGGAagagaagagtgagtgttgagacgaCGGcttatagaagagaatggaattgaaaagttgtgccgaccccacctagtgggataaggtggagaaaaagaagaagaattgatataaatataaataaataaatattttactaacaatcacgccacgttaactggtcccgtgataagttcgtaaagaacttgtgttacaggtaccagatatcggaaataaatgtaagatttttattatacacatacatatatttaatatacatccataaccctggaaaagacatttatatcatacaaatatcttcccttggcgggattcgaaccctcgacccccttgtgtagtgaccatgtcacttaccactacaccagacggacgttaaacTTAACAGCTATGTAACTTTTCGATCTGGAATGCTCGATTGCTTTACGTCAGAAATAGGTAAAATGGTGGTACTAATCTGTGGTTGTTCAAAACaaatcttaccaccagtaaatagttaAAGAATTATAAAATTGGTGTGCGTTTTGAACGCGAAGGTGTTTATCCAATTGTTCGTAAACATTTGTGATGACTAGAAATTTCCTTAGAATAACCGGTAACCTCAACAATGTGACGGTTTGAATAGTCTGTCTTATTCGCTTGCAATGAGAGtggttttaataatatatatgaatCGTGAAAACCAAATTAAATCTAGTTTGATTATTGTCTTCAAACGAATTTATTATTgagtacaaaattaaatatcctATCTGAatagaaaagaaattttaataaatttgaattaaaaatagtgtaagaaaaaatgattttattgtaaagaattctattttttagttggattttctataaaaagcgtattttgttagtttttttaaactattatttctttttcattatttagttgaatttcaattatttaaatatattttttatttttttttgtttaacattGATTTGTCATcaatccttaataagtataccaatccgatgttttgaagggggtcatgttcaaagattccgttacatactaacatacatagagagagagagagagtattctttattgtacaccaaaaaacaaataaacagtgcgatacattaaaaacaaaaaagtacaattggcggtcttatcgctaagagcgatctcttccagacaaccatcaggtggacaataatcatttggaaacaaactacgcgcggtgtaccattccagtgaaatacatatacatatatgtacacatacatatacacatacatatctccgtaaatatacatataattaatacaaagtattataatataataataattattaaaaataaaaaataaataaaaattaaatttaaattttgcttctttacacacaaataagaataagcaatttacatataaaagatacttaaaatacctttgaaacatatacaatttaagtagatacctacgtctgaagctaataaaagcgtgttaaaatagGCGTCTcccaaacattatttttatttttaatctaccTACTCTCTGggagcctaagggactatttcagctacgcgcaGAAAAGTGAGTTAACGGGTTCAACTTGACAGAATttgctagcaagagcagtgctacacAAAAACGGTAGCCCCAGCAAAGTCGCATCGTTTCAAATTATGTAACCTCAAATCGATTATCATCACCATCATTTACCAACCTGAGCAAAAGCGGAGATGCAAACGGCGATCATGAGTTTGGCGGCCATTTTGTTTGGCGGCCATTTTGTTTGGTGGCCATTTTGTTTGGCGGCCATTTTGTTTGGCTGACAGACTTCAGAATGATATCATCGGTACTTCGGTCTGCTTTTATACAGAGCACTTTTGGTATCCTATCTTATAGACGTGACTTAGATGCACGAGAATAAAAAGCCTTTTTCGGAACGATGTTATCAGAAGACTAAATGTTGAAACCCATCTAGAAAATTCGAAGAAAACGTGTCGATTCAATAAAAAGAGTCTAATTTCTTCATAATCGACccatttatttcaaaatcataACGAAATCGTCCCTAAAACCAAGAATCGTTACGGTATATAACATTTGCTCTCGTAGTACTAAAATTATTCTGTATCCAGTACGCGAATACATCATCATGTCTACCTTCGCCTTCCTCGCCCTCTGCGTTCAGGCTTGCCTGATCCAAGTAAGTAAAAACTAACAAAGAGTTCTCTGACTATTTCACTACAACACAAGATTTAAATTCGCTTAATCAGATACTAATCCAATGCTCTAGCTCCACTGCATCCAACCACGACAAatgaagtcgtcttggcctaaaggataagacgttcggtgcatttgtagcgatgcaccggtgttcgaatcccgcaggcgggtaccaatttttctaataaaatacgtactcaacaaatgttcacgattgacttccacagtgaagaaataacatcgtgtgataaaaatcaaacccgcaaaattataatttgcgtattaactggtggtaggacctcttgtgagtccgcatgggtaggtaccaccgccccgcctatttctgccgtgaagcagtaatgcgtttcggtttgaagggtggggaagccgttgtgactatactgagatcttagaactatatctcaaggtgtgtggcgcatttacgttatagatgtctatgggctccagtaaccacttagcatcaagtggcctgtgagcttgtccacacatctaagcaataaaaaaaaaaagatactaatCCAAAGTTTTAGTCCCACCGCATCCAGCCACAACAAATACTTAtaaatacagtaaaagctctttattcatGTTCTGTAAATATGCCGCGAGACCTTGAATATGGAAAAAAGCgcgtttacaaaggatattcggttggatacctacATATTGGTATCATTTTCATCAATCTGTATATACCAATGTACCGATTAGATCCGAGAATAAAGAAATCCTTAGCTGCAAACATAGGAATTGGGTCGCTTTTTTTAATCCTCCAATAGTGCAAACGCGAATGAAGGAAGCGCGAATAAGGGAGCTTTTACTGCAATCCGTACCTAGGAATGATACTGCAACTTTGTAAGGGGTGGGGATAATTAACTTCACTTTCATACTTTAATATCGCTTTTTATATTGTcactagcttttgtccgcgactccgtccgcgtggaatagttactttggcataacgctaaaagTTACCCCCCCCCcttcatttatgtagaaagtgaaagtattttttaattatagaatgttaaagagctatttaaacctctattttgaaacattctttattggtgctccacttgtattggctttaccgtgatgttatagcctatagccttcctcaataaatgggctatttaatactgaaagattttttctaatcggaccagtagttcctgagattagcgcgttcaaacaacgTTTGTTTgaactctatactaatattattattagctgACGACTGTCGTCCGTGTACGTTTCCTATAAAAGAGGGTAGCAGACAGTAGGGTGAAGGTGTGGGTAGAAGTGTCGTTGTGCTTTTGGCATTGCCAGTGTCCATGGATGATGGTTACCTCTTTCCATTAGGCGGGTCATATTCCTGTCTGCTAATTGAAGCAATACAGAATGGGTATGCTCATCAAGGTTTCTTAACTGTCTGTATTCTTTTAATTAATCTTTATAAGTAGTTCTAATGGAAACATTGTGAGCAATAGACCAACTTTTGCACCTTGGCTCCAACCTTTTGACCAGTTCTCAATTCATGGTATAGTTAGCATATGTGGTTAAAGGAAATTTACCTCAGATTATGTCAAAGTCTAAATTACTAGGTGTAATGTTTGCCGATCTAAGCATGTGTTTGATTTTTTAGAGTGTATACGGCCAGTATTGGGGTGGTCTGGGTGGTTGCGGCTGCGGCGCTGGGTGGGGCGGCCGCGGATTCGGCTATGGAGCTGGCTGGGATGGCTTCGACGCCGGGTGTGGAGGCGAGTACGGAGGCACTGGAATCGGTAACGTCGCTGTTTTTGGAGAACTGCCCGTCGCCGGTATAACCGCCGTCTCTGGTCGAGTGCCCATCATCGGTGCTGTGGAATTCGGAGGCCCGGCATGCGCCGGAGGTGCTGTCTCTATCTGCGGTCACTGCGCTCCCGTCTGCGGTTGCGGTCGTGGGATCTACTAAGAACGCTTCGTATCCGAAAAACTTTCACGAATCCGACAATAGAAGGCTACGAATAAGCAGatctagttttatttcattacccACTAATATACCCATACACGAAAGAACAagttaaaatttaagaaaacaattgaattataaaatacatcgAAATAAAATGGGATCTTCGCGTGTCTCACGTGGGATCCTGCCCCTGCACTCTGGCCCAAGGACCGATCTCTCCCGATGTCAGAACCCGGGTGGGGTAAAGAAGTTatcgcggtcaacactgcaaccagacgcGCAACTACAAAATCCCCCAAGATATTCCTCGTTCTAGGATTCTGATAATTGTAATACTACATTAAGAAAGGTTCTGTAATCAATATTGAATTTACTGGTCGTAGATATTAGGTAGAAAATATTAATCGCCCCCAAAACCACCACGATTCAGTTTATATCCACGAAGTGCTCGtgagtttcggcttgaagaatggGCCAGTTATTTCATAAAGCAATCGAGGCTACATCTTTTTGTTTCAAGgcgggttttttatttttttactacacgatgttattccttcatggtggaggtcaatcgtggacatttgtcaagtacgtatttcattagaaacattggtacttgccagtgggattcgagcaccggtgcatcgatagatacgaatgcaccggacgtcttatcctttaggccacgacgactcatgAGTGGTGGACATTCATTCACCTTTTGATGTTTAAGGGATTCGGTAAGCACAAGGACTGTGATTAACTTTGTTCATCTGTGCAACTAAAATTGCTCGCGTCTGAATTggcttttgattgtttttttttattacttagatgggtggacgagctcacagcccacctggtgttaagtgctgaGACACGAAATGATGCTGATAATGTTTATGATGATTGATTCCTTGTGCCGTGCGGTTTTTTTTACTATCAATTaacaaataaaccaaaaaattctcatattactcgtttttttgttgttcagaaaatgttgttttgtagTTGGAACTCAGCCGTGTGACAAACTGTTATAGCTAGATCTAATCTTCACATTTTTTGTCCAGTTTTGGTAATATGGTAGAAATTTAGCTGCAAAGGGTCCACCGGAGCTTCGTTTAGAAATTGGTCTATGATCTAAAAAAAATCTGGCAACCTCAGCTGCTCTAAGCGAAATATGTTTTGTCCTGTATCTTTGAACGAATGTCTTAGAATTTTGCATACTATTTGGTATAAGTGTATTAAGGTCATATGACTGTATTAGTAGTATtagtgtattaataataataataagcctttattgcttttttacttactaattacttttttttttttttttttttttggtcaggaggaaatcgccggacttccgccctccactggggatagagggcggagcatgtcagagtcgaactgactaaaacctcctgtcgctcaacaaccaacgtccaaacctcgcatgagacagaactcatgaagaggcaaaggggggaaagtgaagcgtttagtgcggagcacatctctcccatcaccctccccctcgggacgccgaactggcggtcgtcggcgccacgaccaccagccctctcggtcggcaggctatccgaagcccgcctagatggcgccggttagagtgagctatcctacggaataccccgctggaccagaaccagcgtgggtcgaggatagccggccttccatcccccggatgctcttgcgtaaaacgcgtgcagagcagcttgcacgtcgtcttcttaggcccccctcgccggtccccagaccgacatgtgaggggggacccgaaacacttagagggccagggcttgggcgagatccgcctccctggcccccgctcgacggcggcgggattgtgcgtctctcacgcgccccgccgcctccttctgcgagatggtgcactcgcagaagtcgagcatcgccttccacgactcgtcgtcgccgagcatcgatgccacaacactcggcaacgacaagtcgtttcctacttttgcgacgaggacacggcgccacccctcccatgcggggcaggcgacgagcgtatgctctgccgtgtccaagtcgcaatcacaatggtggcactctgccgtcggctcggctctgatccggtgcaggaactcaccgaagcaaccatgcccagtgagcacctgcgtgagccggaaagtgaggcgtc
This Bombyx mori chromosome 2, ASM3026992v2 DNA region includes the following protein-coding sequences:
- the LOC134198674 gene encoding chorion class A protein L12-like, which codes for MSTFAFLALCVQACLIQSVYGQYWGGLGGCGCGAGWGGRGFGYGAGWDGFDAGCGGEYGGTGIGNVAVFGELPVAGITAVSGRVPIIGAVEFGGPACAGGAVSICGHCAPVCGCGRGIY